The genomic region TGGGATATCGATTTGACCAATCACGTTCCCATCACCGAGTTGATCATTCCGGTCAAAGTTTCTCAGGTCCCGACGTGGGCCACGCTCGATTCGTTGTCCCGGGTCGGGACGCGCACCGCGTATTTCGAACAACAGCAGAATCTGTTCAACAACAAATTCTTCGGTGAAATGGTAGTCCGGCTCAATGCCAACAACGGCGGCGGCGCGCCGCCCCTGCCGGCGGGATCGGGGACGGTGTTGCGTGTCTGGATGACGCTGAAGTCGGTCGCCCCTGCGGGAGAAACCATTACACTGTCGAACGACGACACGCTGAGCGGGCTGACCCTCACGGGCGAGACGTTCACGACAACGTTTGCGCCCGTTGCCGATGCCGGGATCCTGACGATTTTGACGCCGCCGTGCGACTGCCCCTGCCACGCAGACCCTGTCTGCGACGCCATTTCCGATGTGTTCGACGTTGTCGCCGCCGTTGACGTCGCCTTCCGCGCGAGTCCGGGAGTGTTCGATCCGGCCTGCCCGAATGAACGGACCGATGTCACCTGCGATGGCCTCACCAATGTTTTTGATGTCATCCGATTTGTGGACGTCGCGTTTCGCAGCGTTGACCCGGCGACGGCGTTTTGCGATCCCTGTCTGCCATGAGCGACTTGTCTCGCACGCAGCAAAAGGAAACGTAAGGCTTCATTCTGCGCGACGGCCGCTTATCCGTCGCAGGGGACATTTACCCGCGTGAAATGAAACGGCGTCGACCGGAACGGTCGACGCCGCTGTTGCATTCCGGAGAGTCGTGCCGGGGGTATCAGTTGACTGTTTTCCAATTATCGAACAGCGCTTGCGAGCATGGCTGACGGCAGGGGATGAACTCGTCACGCTCCAGTGCGTACCCCCAGATGTTCAGCATGGTTGAGTCCAGCGACACGATCCCGTCGCGCGTGACCTCCTCCGGAGGCGGTGCAAACTCCGCCAGTTGATCGAAGATGCGGCTGCGCGCCTCGGGTCCGACTTCGGAGAGGAGTCGCCAGAGTGTAAACGCTTCGCAGGTTCCGGCATCGGCCAGCAGCGTATCGAGAATTGGTGCGGCATTGCCGGCATAATCGTATTTTGACAGGATCTCGCGGAATTCATCCGACGCGCCCGCCCACAATGGTGTGCCGGGGCCGTCTTGTGGGCGCGTTTCACACAACGCACCGGCGGGGACGACGACTGCGCGTCCCTTCCATTCGAGCGCGACCTCGCCGAATTCCACGCACACGTAGCCGCGACCGGTCGAATCGACGCTGAGCGTGTAGACGCATCCCAGATCGACGGCGACCGCTGAGGGCGTCTCCACGAAGAACAAACGCGGCGGCGCCCAGATCGACGCGTGCAGGGTCCCGTGGGCCAGTTGCAGTCGATGTTCCTTCGGGCCGATGTTCACCACGCGCAGACGCGAGTTCGGCTCCAGCCGCACCTTGCCGATGTCGCCGATCTCGATTAAGGCAACCGATTCCTCCATTGTCTCCAACCATTCTCCCTGACGGATGGCGGAGTGTCCGCTGACCTGCGTGAATCCTTCCCCCGCGTTCCCGGTCAGGCGTTGCACGGAGTAGTTTGCGCCCGGCCGGGACTGGCCGGCGATCCAGATCACCAATGCCGCGGCTGCCGCCAGCGGCAGGATGATCCACACCGGTGCTGAACGCCGGGGTACTGGTCGTGTCTTCGGCGTGTAACGAAAGCGGCCCAGCAACACTTCCAGTCGTTTGATATCGGGATCGGGCTGCCCCGACTTGTCCCACAAATAGTCGTTATGCTCGTTCATGGTTCACACCCAGTTTCTCGCGCAGGAGTTGCAACCCGCGGTGAAGATTGACGCGCACCGAACCGTGCGACATCCCGGTGCGCTCGGCGATCTCCGGACCGGTCAGCCCTTCGACCAGGCGGAGTGCCAGGGGTTCGCGATACGCTTCCGGCAGCGCCCGCAGGAGCGCCAAAACCCGCACTGCTTCGTGCGCGTCGGTCGAATTGTGATCGACGACCACGTCCATATCGAGTTCGTCAGTTTCGCGTCGTTTGCGATGATGATCATTGGCGCGGTTGCGCGCGATCGACAGGAGCCAGCCTCCGAACGATGCGTGGTCGCGCAGATCGCCCAGGCGGCGCATCGCACTCAAGAACACCTCCTGCATCAAATCTTCGGCGTCCGCGCGCTGCACGCGGGCCAACAGAACGCCATGGACCATCGAGGCGTAGCGTTCATACAACCGGCCGAACGCGTCACGGTCACCGGCCGCGGCGGCTGCCACCAACGCCGATTCGTCGACTGCGATGCGAACGCGCGCCTCTGCCATTCGTCGAAGGTGTCTGACCCTAAACGCGAAATCAACGGCGTTCGCCGGCATCGATTCCGCCATAGCGGGCACGCAACCCCTCCAGGGATGTTCGACCGTCGCCGAAGACTGCGACAATGTTGCGGGCCAACGGCGTGTTGTCTTCCGTGCCCTCGATCGCACAGCGCAAGTGATCCGTGAATCGGCTCTCACGCGGGTACGCGGTGACCACGGCGCAGGCGAAGTGAAACTGCGGATCCTCGCCCAGCAAGGGCTCCGCCCGACGCAGCAGGTCGTAGCCGCTCACGTTTTGCAGTGACGGCAGGGCGGGCGCGCCACCGAGCCAATCCGGCAGTCCGGGCGACCGGCCACCCAGTTGTTCGCACGTCGCCAGAAGATAGCCGACGTCGAACTGCAGCAGGGCGTGAGCGCGATTGTCAGCTCCCTCGCGCAGTTGACGCGCCAACAACTGCATCAACAGGGCAGCGCCGACACCGTCGGTCTTCTTCGCGTAGATCGACGCCCGTCGCAGCGTTTCCATGCGGACAAGGATCGGAGCGCTGGGGGACAATACATCGAGCGTTTGAACGACAATCTCCTCCGCGGACAGTCCGGACTGAATGTCCGACCAGGATTCTTCGCCGAACGGGATCGTTTGGGCATCGCCCAGATCGAATCGGTGGCACAACAGCGGCGGTCCGGCGAACGCGGACAGCGCCCCGAAAACGACGATGGCAACCGTGGTGATGGCGGTCGTGGCATTACCGTGTCGGCGTGTCATTGTCCCTCCCTTGGTCTGTGCTACGTCAATCGGACTAATCACTGCCTGCATCGAAAGGACGCGGAATCGAAGATTACTGTTAACCATTGATATCCGGGCAGCGTCTAAGAGATCAGACGATCGATCAGCAACTCGGCGTAAGTCACAAGGGACGAGGAGGATCGGATGTTCAATCTCAGATTGTGGGCCACTCTATCAATGCTCGTTATGGCAGTGCCAACCGGGGTTGGCTCCATTGAAGCCCTTGCGGCGACGCCGGATGCCGATGCGTGGGTCTGCCCGCCCTGTCGAGGCGATTGCGACACGCTGCATTTTTCTGAGGCGGGGAATTGCTCCGGATGCGGAATGCCGCTGATCCGTCTGCGCGACATTCTGCAGGTGGCGTTGGTCCTGTGGGATGGCGCCGAACTGCTCGATTTTGCCGGACCAGGGGAGGTTTTCTCCGCGGCCGGGTCATTTGCGGCAGAGGAGGGGCGCTCGACGCGTGTGTATACCGTTGCCTCAAAGCCGGGGAACGTGGTGAGCCAGGGCTTTGTCACCATCATCCCCGAGTACACCATCGCCGACTGCCCCGATCCCGATATCATCGTTTTGCCCGGCGGCGGCGTTCGCAATGCCACCGATGACACGGCGATGATGCGTTGGATCACGCAAGTCGTCTCCACCGCCGATTACGCCATGTCGGTCTGCACCGGAGCGTTCGTTCTTGGGAAAGCCGGCGCTCTCGACGGTCTGCATGCGACCACATGGTATGGCGCAATCGACGATTTCCGGCGCGCGTTCCCCAATACCACCGTGCGCGATAGCGTCCGTTTTGTCGACAACGGACGCATCATCACGACCGAGGGGGTCTCTGCGGGAATCGATGGAGCGTTGCACCTGGTGGCGCGCATTTTCGGCGACGAAGTCGCAGTACTCACGGCGCGATACATGCAATATGATCGCTGGGATCCGGAGGCCGGATTGGTGCGAGTTGCGCCGGGGAATTAGCCGCCGACGGCGATCATGGTCGGACGGCCGAGAAACGACGGATCTTCGAGGCGGTGCGCCGGCGCTTTCGTGCGCCAGTAGCCGGCGAGGGAGTCCCGCATCTCGTCGTTATCGGCGCCGCCGCGCAGCATCGCACGCAAGTCCAGTAACGTTTCCGAAAACAGACAGTTCGCAACGCGGCCGTCAGCCGTGATGCGAATGCGCGTGCAATCGGCGCAAAACTTGTGTGTCATGGTGGAAATGAAGCCGATGCGGCCGGGGCGGTCGGGCAGCGTCCACAGCTTGGCGGGCGCGGCCGAATCGCCGTTGTCGATCGGACGCAACCGCGGGCCGAAATGGTCGCGGAGTTCACGCTCCGGCACCAGCATGTCGCGTGAGTAAGCAACCTCGGCGGTCGGCATAAACTCGATAAAGCGCACGTCGACCTTGGGATGAAAGCAGAGGCCGGCGAGATCGTCGATTTCATCGTCGTTGATCCCACGCATGACGACCGTGTTGATCTTCACGCGTCGGATCCGCGGGTGCTCCAGGCTGGCGTCGATGGCGGCGCGCACACGGTCCAGGCCGTGACGGCGCGTAATTTGCACGAAGCGCTCCTCGCGCAGCGTGTCGCAACTGATGTTGACGGTGTCCAGCCCGGCAGCAATCAAGGCATCGAGATTCTCTTCCAACAGGTACGCATTGGTGGACAGCGCGATGGTTCTGATGCCGGGCATATGTCCAATCCGCGCCATGAGCATCGCCAGTCCCGGACGCAACAGCGGCTCACCTCCGGTGAAGCGCACCTTCCGCACACCCAGTGGCGCCAGGATTGCCACCAACCGAACGATCTCGTCATCGGAGAGTGCGTTGGGACTGATGCGTCCGGGTTCGTCGTTCTCAGGGGCGCAATAGAGGCAGCGGAAGTTGCACCGCGCCGTGACCGATATGCGCAGGTAACGCGGACGGCGCCCGAAACGGTCGACGCAATCGACCGTTCCCATTCGGGATTTGAGGGTTGCCGACAGCATCGCGGACCACATACACAAAACCGACCGTCATGGCGAATCGTTGCCGATGTCGATCGGTCGCAAACGGTGGATAATCTCCTTTGCCAAACACGGGCAGGCCGGGCGGTTACCCCCCCGACCGTCGAGTCCCCGTCGCCCCGACTTTATGGCGGGGTCGGGCGGGGTTCGGAGTTGTCACTATAGTATACGCGCCGAATGGCGATCTGGCAAATGACTCAAATGATAGTCAACTCAACCGCTGCGTCGTCCCTTGGGAACCGGCACCAGCATCGAGACGCCGCTGCGGTAAACGCGGTATTGTTCGCCGAAGACGCTGATTAAGTCCCGTTCCTCCAATTGGATCGCGACCAGGATGTATCCGGTGGTCATGATGGAAAAAAGCAGGTGCCCCATCGTCATGTGCGGGGTCGCACAAAACCCCAGCAGAAATCCCATGTAGATCGGATGGCGCACGAACTTGTAGAAGCCCGGCGTCGCAAATACCGGCGGCTGGAATTCGTGTCCTTTGAAATAAATCCAAACCTGCTTGAGCCCGAACAACTCAAAATGGTCAATTAGAAATGTAGCGATCAAGAGAATCGCCCAGCCCATCCAGAAGACGACATGCAGCGCCGTGATCCAGAACGGGCTTTCGATCTCCCAAACGGTCTCCGGCAGCGGCTGCCAAAAACGCACGATGAGCCACAGGCAAATGCTGGCGGCCAGCACATAGGTGCTGCGTTCGATCGGGCGGGGAATCAGTTTCAGCCACATCCGCTTGAAGCCATGCCGCGCCATCACGCTGTGTTGGATCGCAAACAGCGACAAAAGCCCGGCATCGATCAGCATGTGCCTGAGCCATGGGACCATGGTGGCCTGCGTGTCGTCCATCGTCCACACAAACCAGATGGCACTGAGGAAGACATAGAGGAAAAAGACATAACACAGAGCACCGTATCCCAATGCCAGTATGCGTCCCACCGAACGCCTCCTTGTGTGTTATCGATTCCTTGTCATGCGTGCGACGCGATGTCACGCGATTCCCCGATCCAAAAAAATCCGATCGCACAGATACTGTCAAGCGGGAATGGACGCTCAGGGCCGCAACAGTTCCAGCGGCGCGTAGCGCACCATGATTGTCTTGGTGAATCCGGCACGGAAGGAAATCTGACAAGTGGTGCCGTCGCCGGATCCGTGAATCGAGAGGATTTCCCCTTCACCGAATTGCGGGTGCCGGATGATGGATCCGGCTTGCAGCGCCTCGGCGATGCCGGTCCGCGGCACCGCGACCGTCGAGCCGATGCGCGCGACTGTGCGTCCTTGCTTCTGAGTCTGCATGAATCCGGTGCGCCAGGATCGTCCGGGGGCATTGTATCCCAGGCCGGTGCCGTCCAGCTCGATGTCGGGAATCAGATTCTCGATGTCGAGATGGTCGCGCGGAATTTCCTCGATGAAGCGTGATTTGATCGAGATCATCGACCCGAAACGACGTCGGGTGCGAGCGTAGGTCAGGGTCAGCCGCTCCTTCGCGCGCGTCGCGGCAACATAGAACAAGCGGCGCTCTTCCTCGAGCGTTTCCGGCTTTTCCATCGAGCGCGACAACGGAAAGAGTCCCTCCTCCAAGCCGGTGATGAAGACGACCGGAAACTCCAGTCCTTTGGCGGCGTGGATGGTCATCAAGGTCACCGCGTCCTGTTGGGATTGGTAAGTGTCGATGTCGGTGACCAGCGCCGCATTTTCGAGGAAACCGGACAACGACGGCGCATCCTCGGTCTGTTCGTATTCGGCCATGGCGGCGAAGAGTTCGTCGACGTTTTCCTCACGCGTGGTTGCGATGACGGGATCATCCTCGCGCCAGGCGTCCTTCAGTTGCACCGTGTCGACCAGGTAGCGGCACCACTCAGCCAGCCCCATGCGCGTTCGGGCCTCTTTGATGTCGTCGAGGGCGGTAACAAACCGCCCGATCGCGGTCGCGGCGCGCGCACCGACACATTCGCGCACCGCGTCGGAATCGGCCAGCACATCGAGCCAACGGCGCGCGCTGCGGCGGCGCAGGGCATCGAGCTTATCGATCGTCGCCTCACCGATGCCGCGGCGCGGCTTGTTGAGGATCCGTTCGAGCGCCACGCCGTCATTGCCGTTGATGGTTAAGTGCGCGTACGCGAGCACGTCTTTGACCTCGGCGCGCTGATAGAACTTCGTGCCGCCGACCAGCACATACGGCATCGTGTAACGGCGCAACGCTTCCTCGAACGTGCGCGACTGGGCATTGGTGCGGTAGAGCACGACACACTCACCGCCGCTGACGTTGTCGCGGTCGCACAGCAGACGGATCCGTCCGATGACCATCTCGGCCTCGGTGCGGTCGTCGGGTGTCATGATGAGCGTGATCTTGTCACCTGGCCCTTTGTCGGTCCAGAGTTTCTTGGGGTGACGGTTGATGTTGGCCGAGACGACCGCGTGGGCGGCCTCGAGGATATTCGGGCGCGAACGGTAATTCTGCTCCAGACGAATCGTCTGCGACTGCGGGAACCGTGATGTAAAATCGAGGATATTCCTGATATCGGCGCCGCGCCAGGCGTAGATCGATTGGTCGTCGTCACCGACGACACAAATGTTGTTTTGCGGCGCCGCCAGCAATTCGATCAGCCGCGCCTGCGCCGCATTGGTGTCCTGATACTCATCAACCAGCACATACGAAAACCGCATCTGCCAGCGCTCACGGGCACGCGCAACGTGCGTCAGGACGTCGACTGCGCGCAGTATCAGATCATCGAAGTCGACCGCGCCGGCATCGTCGAGTTGCTGCTGGTATTGTCGATAGATTTCGGCGATGCGGCGGTCGTAGTCATCCTTGGCGAGATTGGCGAAGGCGGCCGGGTCGCGCAATTGGTCTTTCGCGCCGGAGATTGCGCTCCCGACCGAGCCGGGCGTGAAGGTCCGCGACGGAAGATTGAGATTGGCGATCACCCGCTTGAGCAAGCTGGAGCGGTCACCGTCGTCGTATATGGAAAAATCGCGCGGCAGACGCGCCGCTTCATGCTCGAGTCGCAGAAAGCGGGCGCAGAACGAATGAAAGGTCGACACCCACATCGAATCGGCGACCGGCCCGACCAACTCGCGCACACGCGCTTTCATCTCTCCGGCGGCTTTGTTGGTGAATGTTACCGCCAGGATCTGCTGCGGATGGGTGCCGTTGTTCAAAAGCCACGCAATGCGATAGGTAATGACGCGCGTCTTGCCCGATCCGGCGCCGGCTAAGATCAACAGCGGCCCTTCGCCGTAAGTGACTGCCTCGCGTTGGGGCGGATTCAAGTCGTCCAAAAGTTGCGGAGCGTCTGATCGTTGCGCTGTATGTGTGTTCACTCTGAGTCCGAATCGACCGTCCGATGACCATCGGGGACGTGCGGTCATCGGCAAGGTACGGAGTCCGGTGGCGCGGAGCAATCGGCACGGCTCGGCATGGCATTGGTGAAGGGCCGTTCTGTATGTCCCAGAGTTGCCGGGCCTGACATGTTCTAACGCAGCGCGACCACACCGACCGAATGCAGAAGATCGGCCCAGCGACGGCGGGCGCGGTCGCCGGAGTACTCGATGAGCGCGCGCTGACGCGCGGCGAGGGCGAATCGATCGGAGAGTTCCTGCGAGAGCACCAGCACGGTCATGTACATGGCCCATTGGTCGGGCTCGCGGATGGTCGCCAGGTATCCGGTTTCACCGTGGCGGACGATCTCCGGATTGCCGCCGGCGTTGGCGGCGATCAACGGCAGCCCGGCGGCCATGTAGGTCAGCAGCATCGGCGGGCAGCTTTCACCGTAGCCGGTGAGGACGCCGATGTCGGCTGCCGCGAGCCACTGCATCAGGTGCGAGCGGTTGGCATCGTCGATGATGCGTTCACGGACCCCGCATTCATTGAGTGTCCGATTCCATTCGTCCGTCGCCGACCGATCGCCCGTGCCGAGCACCACGAAACGCGCATCGGGCTGTACCGTGCGCAGGAACCCGGCGGCTTCCAGGAAAGTGCGGTGATCGCTTTTCCTCTCAAATGGCGCCGCCATCAGAATGAGCGGCTGTGCCGTCGAAAACCCCATGACATGCTTGGCCTCGGCAATCGATTCGGGTGTGCGCCGTTCCAACTCCAGCGCATCGACGCCGTTGGGGATGATCTCAATCCGTGTTCGTTCGACGGCTTCCTGATGCACCAGCCGCCGCGCCCCCGCATACGACGTCGCCACAAACCTGGTCGCCTGCTGGTTGGCGAGCTTAAGCGCCCCGAGCGTCAGGACGGACGTTGCGAATCCCATGTCGTCGATAACGGCGACGCGTTGGGACACGCCGAGACGGGCCGCCGCCGTCAGACCGTGCAAACGGGCATGCAGACCGGATGCGACGACGCAATCGGGCTGATATTCGGCGACCGTTTGAGCCAGCACCCGTCGCGCCTGCATGCGTCCTGCAAGACCTGCGATGAGCCCGCGATTCTCAACATCAGGCAAGTCCAACCGCTGGATCGAGACCTGACCTTCGCGCGCGGTATTCCCGGTATCCGTTCCGTGGAGCACGACGGCTGCGATCTCGACCGAATCGCCGTTTGCCAAGGGATGCAGGTTGAACGGATCGAAGCACGACGCGGGCCAGTGATCGAGCGCGCGGTCGAACAGGCAGAGGATGCGTTTGGGTCCGAACATGGCATCAAGGGGAGATGTTCACGCAGTACCCCACTGGGTTTATCGGACCAAACGGCGCCGGGCTGAAAGCGACGAAGCGGAGGCAGCGAGCGCTTGATCCGACGCGGCAGGCGGGATAGCTTTCGGACGGTCGCGAGACCGCGCACACTGGAGAGATGTCCGAGCGGTTGAAGGAGCACGCCTGGAAAGCGTGTAGGCGTTCACGCGCCTCCCGGGTTCGAATCCCGGTCTCTCCGTTTAGGATTGCGCGTCACGAATGCCACCCCGATTGATCAGTGATTCGCGCGTTCGCGCTACGAATCCGTGCGATGGTCGTTAAGCTTTGTCGGCACCAGTGTGTGAAGACCCCCATCGCGAGAACAGCACCGGCACGAGGATCATGTTCAGAAACGTTGAAGTCAGCAGTCCTCCCAATATCACCTGCCCCATGGGACTCTGGATTTCATTCCCCGGTTCCTGACCGGCAATCACGAGCGGGATGAGCGCCAGCCCCGCGCACAGTGCGGTCATCAGGACAGGTCCGAGACGCTGCAGAGAGCCGGTTCGGATTGCATCGGGCAGCGACATGCCTTCGTCGCGCATCAGATGCTGATAATGCGACACCAATAACACGCCGTTCCGGGTCGCAATCCCGAAGAGCGTGATGAATCCGACCAACGTCGCGATGCTCATTGTCTTGGCCCCCAGCGCCACTGCGACGATCCCGCCGATGAGCGCCAGCGGGAGATTGACGAGCACAATCAGCGTGTGACGGTGATTGCCGAACGCGCGGTACAGGATCGCATAGGTCGCCAGCAGGATCAACACGCCCAACACGATCAGGTTTCGCACGCTCTTGACGGCTTCCTCGAACTGGCCGCCGAAAACGATCCGATATCCGGTGGGAAGGGGCACGGAATTGTCGATCCGGTGTCGCGCTTCCTCAACGGGACCGGCCAGATCGGCGCCCTCGATATTGGCCGTGAGCATCGCCACGCGCTGGACACTTTCCCGGCGGACCATGCTCGGCCCCAGATCGAAGCGGACATCGGCGACATCCGCCAATCGAATCGCATGCCCCGTCGGAGTGATGACCGGAAGCGTGCGCAAGCGCTCCCGTTCGTCGCGCAGACGCTCCGGAAACCGGACGGCGATGCGGGAGGCGACGCCGTCCTCCACGATCTCTCCGACTTCCGTTCCCTGAAACATCGCCTCGACCGTTCGCGCCAACGACGTGGTGCTCAAACCATGCCGGGCCATCGCTCTGCGGTCAAAATCGATGAGAAGCTGCGGGATACTGGACTGCTCGGTGTTGCTCAGGTCCACGATTCCCGGCACGTCGCGCAAGACCTGTTCGCACCGCGTGGACAGACTTCGCAGAACCGAGAGATCGGGTCCGAAGATTTTCACGGCGAGGTTTGATTTGCTGCCGGAGATCATGTGGTCGATGCGATGGCTGATCGGTTGGCCGAAGCTGACGTTGACTCCGGGGATCGTGGCGACTGCACCCCGCATGGCGGCCAGCAGCTCCGCTTTTGGGCGTCCGGGCTGCAATACGACCTCCATCTCCGATGCATTGACGCCCTGAACATGTTCGTCTTTCTCGGCGCGTCCGGTTCGGCGGCTGGTAGAGATGACTTCAGGAAACGCCAGTAACACCGCCTCGACTTGGCGTCCGAGGGCATCGCTTTCAGCCAGTGTGATGCCGGGCACACTCACAATGGCAACCGTCAGCGATCCCTCATTGAACGGCGGGAGGAAACTGCGTCCAAGGAACGGCAACAGGCCCAGTGCAGCAATGAACGCAACTGCCGTCAGGCCAATGACGAGACCCCGTTTTCGCAACGCGATTTCGAGGGACGGCCGGTAGGCGCGCTTCAGCGAGCGCATGAGCAGTGACTCTCTCTTGTCCAGGGCTCGCGAATTCGGCAACAGGTAATAACAGAGGACCGGCGTCACCGTGAGCGAAACCAACAGCGAGGCGGCCAGCGCCGCGATGTAGGCAAATCCCAACGGCCGCAGCAGGCGTCCTTCCATTCCCGGCAGAAAGAACAGCGGCACGAACACAAGCCCGATGATCAACGTGGCAAAGAAGATGGCGGCCCGCACCTCGGACGATGCGCCGAAGACCACATCAAGCGCCGGCCGGCGATCCTCCGGCGGCTGGGCGCGGTTTTCACGCAGTCTGCGGAACACATTCTCAACATCGATGATGGCGTCATCGACGAGAGCGCCGATTGCGATGGTCAGGCCACCGAGCGTCATCGTATTGATCGATAGACCAAACAGGGAAATCGCCAAGATTCCGGACACCAACGACAGTGGCAGTGCGATCGCCGAGATCAGAGTGGTGCGCAGATTGCCGAGGAACAGCAGGAGTATGGCCATGACGAGGATGGCCCCGTCACGCATGGCGATGGCGACGTTGTGGATGGCGACGCTGATGAAGTCGGCTTGCCGGAAATTTTCTTTTTCGATACGGACGCCGGTGGGCAGAGTCCGTTCCAATTCCAACAGCACCCGGTCAATCGCTTCGGTCAACTCGAGCGTGTTTGCTCCGGGCTGCTTTTGCACACTGAGGATGACGGCCGGTTGCATCCGGTACGACGCAGTGCCGCGCTTGGGCTCGGGGCCTTCTCGTACCGTTGCCAAATCGCCGATGCGCAATGGAATACCGTCATGAACACGGACCGGAGATGCGGCGAGGTCGAAAGTGGTCCGAGCCCGACCCAGTCCCCGAACGAGGTACTCTTCCCCCTGATCAACGTGAAATCCGGCGGCCGGACTCTGGGTCACGCCGGCGAGGGCGCCGACGACCTCATCGACATCGACGCCGTGCTGAGTCATCTTCGCGGGATCCAGTTCCACCTGGAACTCTCGCACATCGCCGCCGATGGGCGTGACCTGCGAGATGCCGGAAATCGCCAGCAGATTGCGACGCAAGACGATCTCCGCCAGACGACGAAGCTCCATCGGCGAAACGCTGTCGGAATCCGCAGTCAGCGCGATAAAAGTGATTTCCCCCATAATCGAACTGATCGGTCCGAGTTGCGGCGCTTCGATCTGATCGGGCAGTGAAACGGGCTGGATTCTCTCCGTCACGACCTGGCGGGCGCGGTAGACGTCCTCGGTCCATTGAAACTCGACCCATATGACCGAGATGCCATCGGCCGAGACCGAGCGCACTCTCCGAACTCCGGGTGCGCCATTGATGGCCGACTCGAGCGGGAATGTGATCAACAGTTCGATTTCTTCGGGGCCGAGACCCTGGGCCTCGGTGATGACGGTCACGGTCGGCGCCGTCAGATCCGGGAATACGTCGATCGGCACTTCGAGTGTCCATACGGTGCCGACGACCAGAACCAGAGCGGCCGTCAACAGAACCAGCGTCCGGTGGCCGAGGGAGAATGCGATGAGACGATTCAGCATGGTTGATCTCCTTCCAGCGGATGCTTAGTGAACATGGCCTTCGATGCCCCCAGACGACAGAAGCGTTGAGCGACGGATCATCGCGCCGCCGACGGTGACCAGGCGCAGGCCGGGTGTCAGTCCCTCGATGAGGATGCTGTCGCCATCACGGGCCACGACGTGCACTTCGCGACGTTCGAACGATTCGCCCTCGATCTGGACGTAAACGACCGATGTGCCGCCGTCATCGACGAGAGAGGACTGGGGTATGACCACACCGTCACGAGTCTTTGTGCTCGCGATTTCGACTTCGACCACAGCGCCCAGCCGCAATCGCTCGTCGGCCTTTCGGATTTCGAGAAGGGCGGTGACCGTCCCTGTTTCGGCATCCACGGATGGCGATAGCGCGATCAACCGGGATTCCTCGGCCCCAA from Candidatus Zixiibacteriota bacterium harbors:
- a CDS encoding FecR domain-containing protein, translating into MNEHNDYLWDKSGQPDPDIKRLEVLLGRFRYTPKTRPVPRRSAPVWIILPLAAAAALVIWIAGQSRPGANYSVQRLTGNAGEGFTQVSGHSAIRQGEWLETMEESVALIEIGDIGKVRLEPNSRLRVVNIGPKEHRLQLAHGTLHASIWAPPRLFFVETPSAVAVDLGCVYTLSVDSTGRGYVCVEFGEVALEWKGRAVVVPAGALCETRPQDGPGTPLWAGASDEFREILSKYDYAGNAAPILDTLLADAGTCEAFTLWRLLSEVGPEARSRIFDQLAEFAPPPEEVTRDGIVSLDSTMLNIWGYALERDEFIPCRQPCSQALFDNWKTVN
- a CDS encoding sigma-70 family RNA polymerase sigma factor, with translation MAEARVRIAVDESALVAAAAAGDRDAFGRLYERYASMVHGVLLARVQRADAEDLMQEVFLSAMRRLGDLRDHASFGGWLLSIARNRANDHHRKRRETDELDMDVVVDHNSTDAHEAVRVLALLRALPEAYREPLALRLVEGLTGPEIAERTGMSHGSVRVNLHRGLQLLREKLGVNHERA
- a CDS encoding DJ-1/PfpI family protein produces the protein MPLIRLRDILQVALVLWDGAELLDFAGPGEVFSAAGSFAAEEGRSTRVYTVASKPGNVVSQGFVTIIPEYTIADCPDPDIIVLPGGGVRNATDDTAMMRWITQVVSTADYAMSVCTGAFVLGKAGALDGLHATTWYGAIDDFRRAFPNTTVRDSVRFVDNGRIITTEGVSAGIDGALHLVARIFGDEVAVLTARYMQYDRWDPEAGLVRVAPGN
- the moaA gene encoding GTP 3',8-cyclase MoaA, coding for MLSATLKSRMGTVDCVDRFGRRPRYLRISVTARCNFRCLYCAPENDEPGRISPNALSDDEIVRLVAILAPLGVRKVRFTGGEPLLRPGLAMLMARIGHMPGIRTIALSTNAYLLEENLDALIAAGLDTVNISCDTLREERFVQITRRHGLDRVRAAIDASLEHPRIRRVKINTVVMRGINDDEIDDLAGLCFHPKVDVRFIEFMPTAEVAYSRDMLVPERELRDHFGPRLRPIDNGDSAAPAKLWTLPDRPGRIGFISTMTHKFCADCTRIRITADGRVANCLFSETLLDLRAMLRGGADNDEMRDSLAGYWRTKAPAHRLEDPSFLGRPTMIAVGG
- a CDS encoding isoprenylcysteine carboxylmethyltransferase family protein translates to MGRILALGYGALCYVFFLYVFLSAIWFVWTMDDTQATMVPWLRHMLIDAGLLSLFAIQHSVMARHGFKRMWLKLIPRPIERSTYVLAASICLWLIVRFWQPLPETVWEIESPFWITALHVVFWMGWAILLIATFLIDHFELFGLKQVWIYFKGHEFQPPVFATPGFYKFVRHPIYMGFLLGFCATPHMTMGHLLFSIMTTGYILVAIQLEERDLISVFGEQYRVYRSGVSMLVPVPKGRRSG
- a CDS encoding UvrD-helicase domain-containing protein — protein: MNTHTAQRSDAPQLLDDLNPPQREAVTYGEGPLLILAGAGSGKTRVITYRIAWLLNNGTHPQQILAVTFTNKAAGEMKARVRELVGPVADSMWVSTFHSFCARFLRLEHEAARLPRDFSIYDDGDRSSLLKRVIANLNLPSRTFTPGSVGSAISGAKDQLRDPAAFANLAKDDYDRRIAEIYRQYQQQLDDAGAVDFDDLILRAVDVLTHVARARERWQMRFSYVLVDEYQDTNAAQARLIELLAAPQNNICVVGDDDQSIYAWRGADIRNILDFTSRFPQSQTIRLEQNYRSRPNILEAAHAVVSANINRHPKKLWTDKGPGDKITLIMTPDDRTEAEMVIGRIRLLCDRDNVSGGECVVLYRTNAQSRTFEEALRRYTMPYVLVGGTKFYQRAEVKDVLAYAHLTINGNDGVALERILNKPRRGIGEATIDKLDALRRRSARRWLDVLADSDAVRECVGARAATAIGRFVTALDDIKEARTRMGLAEWCRYLVDTVQLKDAWREDDPVIATTREENVDELFAAMAEYEQTEDAPSLSGFLENAALVTDIDTYQSQQDAVTLMTIHAAKGLEFPVVFITGLEEGLFPLSRSMEKPETLEEERRLFYVAATRAKERLTLTYARTRRRFGSMISIKSRFIEEIPRDHLDIENLIPDIELDGTGLGYNAPGRSWRTGFMQTQKQGRTVARIGSTVAVPRTGIAEALQAGSIIRHPQFGEGEILSIHGSGDGTTCQISFRAGFTKTIMVRYAPLELLRP